A single region of the Paraburkholderia sprentiae WSM5005 genome encodes:
- a CDS encoding ABC transporter permease subunit, whose product MFRFVLRRIGMVIPTFIGITILAFALIHLIPGDPIEVMMGERGVDPAMHAAAMHRLGLDEPLPMQYFHYIGRALHGNLGTSIITNTSVMSEFLARFPATVELSLCAMLFALIVGLPAGVFAALRRGTVVDHGVMGTALTGYSMPIFWWGLILIMVFSVKLGLTPVSGRIAVEYDIPHVTGFMLIDSLMSTDEGAFRSALSHLILPAIVLGTIPLAVVARMTRSSMLEVLREDYIRTARAKGLSPGRVIVVHALRNALIPVVTVIGLQVGTLLAGAVLTETLFSWPGIGKWLIDAIGRRDYPVVQGGILLIATLVIVVNLVVDLLYGVLNPRIRHTR is encoded by the coding sequence ATGTTCCGCTTCGTTTTGCGCCGCATCGGCATGGTGATCCCGACGTTCATCGGCATCACGATCCTCGCGTTCGCGCTGATTCACCTGATCCCAGGCGACCCCATCGAAGTGATGATGGGCGAGCGCGGCGTCGATCCGGCCATGCATGCGGCCGCGATGCACCGCCTCGGGCTCGACGAGCCCTTGCCAATGCAGTACTTCCACTACATCGGCCGCGCGCTGCACGGCAACCTCGGCACGTCGATCATCACCAACACCAGTGTGATGAGCGAATTCCTCGCGCGCTTTCCCGCCACCGTCGAACTGTCGCTCTGCGCGATGCTGTTCGCGCTGATCGTCGGCCTGCCGGCGGGCGTGTTCGCCGCGCTGAGGCGCGGCACGGTGGTCGATCACGGCGTGATGGGCACCGCGCTGACCGGCTACTCGATGCCGATCTTCTGGTGGGGCTTGATCCTGATCATGGTGTTTTCGGTCAAGCTCGGCTTGACGCCGGTGTCGGGCCGCATCGCGGTCGAATACGACATTCCGCACGTGACCGGCTTCATGCTGATCGACTCGCTGATGTCCACCGACGAAGGCGCGTTCAGGTCCGCGCTCAGCCATCTGATCCTGCCCGCGATCGTGCTCGGCACGATTCCACTCGCGGTCGTCGCGCGCATGACGCGCTCGTCGATGCTCGAAGTGCTGCGCGAGGACTACATCCGCACCGCGCGCGCGAAGGGCTTGTCGCCGGGACGCGTGATCGTCGTGCATGCGCTGCGCAATGCGCTGATTCCGGTCGTCACCGTGATCGGCCTGCAAGTCGGCACATTGCTTGCGGGCGCGGTGCTGACCGAAACGCTGTTTTCATGGCCCGGCATCGGCAAGTGGCTGATCGACGCGATCGGCCGGCGCGATTATCCGGTCGTGCAGGGCGGTATCCTGTTGATCGCGACGCTGGTGATCGTCGTGAACCTCGTCGTCGATCTGTTGTACGGCGTGCTCAACCCGCGCATTCGCCATACGAGGTAA